The Sebastes umbrosus isolate fSebUmb1 chromosome 19, fSebUmb1.pri, whole genome shotgun sequence genome has a segment encoding these proteins:
- the slc35e4 gene encoding solute carrier family 35 member E4 isoform X1, with the protein MCFPFREDNDTNMISADGFSKCEATLQERGGRRRPPAEMLHLLSAVIVWLVTGTTISSLNKWIFAVYNFRYPLLLSALHMLTAIVVDYGLIKLQVIRHRGVEEQHLTHSAKCKVFLLSLTFCASIAFGNMGLNCVQLSFAQMIYTTTPLFTLAISTLILGKQHHILKYTAMMPICLGASFSIMGEVQYDQTGCIFVFAATMLRGVKSIQQSILLQEEKINSVFLLYMMSIPSFCILAVAALALENWAMLESPFHYDRHLWVFILLSCLGSVMYNLASCCVITLTSAVTLHILGNLSVVGNLLLSQLLFGSELSALSCAGAVLTLSGMLIYQNSEFIVSYLDARRAKAEKDFHAASGEDKASASEPTYHHQQRTEGKQEDKID; encoded by the exons ATGTGTTTTCCTTTCAGAGAGGACAATGATACGAACATGATCAGCGCCGATGGCTTCTCAAAATGCGAGGCGACTCTGCAAGAGAGAGGCGGGAGGAGGAGGCCACCTGCAGAGATGCTCCATCTGCTGTCAGCTGTGATTGTCTGGCTGGTGACTGGGACCACCATCTCCAGCCTCAACAAATGGATCTTTGCTGTTTACAACTTCAGGTaccctctgctgctgtcagctctgcACATGCTGACAGCCATAGTGGTGGACTATGGGCTGATCAAGCTGCAGGTGATCCGCCACAGAGGGGTTGAGGAGCAGCACCTGACCCACAGTGCTAAATGTAAGGTGTTCCTGTTAAGTCTGACTTTCTGTGCAAGCATTGCTTTTGGGAACATGGGTCTGAACTGTGTCCAGCTGTCCTTTGCACAAATGATCTACACCACCACTCCGCTCTTTACTTTGGCCATCTCCACGCTGATCCTGGGCAAGCAACATCACATCCTCAAATACACAGCCATGATGCCCATCTGCCTGGGAGCCTCCTTCAGCATCATGGGAGAGGTCCAGTATGATCAGACCGGCTGCATCTTTGTGTTTGCAGCGACCATGCTGAGGGGTGTCAAGTCCATTCAGCAGA GCATCTTACTTCAGGAGGAGAAAATCAACTCTGTGTTCCTGCTCTACATGATGTCCATTCCCAGCTTCTGCATCCTGGCCGTGGCAGCTCTGGCCTTAGAGAACTGGGCTATGCTGGAGTCGCCGTTCCACTACGACCGCCACCTGTGGGTCTTCATCCTGCTCAGCTGCCTGGGCTCAGTCATGTACAACCTAGCCAGCTGCTGCGTCATCACGCTCACCTCAGCCGTCACTCTGCATATCCTCGGCAACCTGAGCGTGGTGGGAAACCTGCTGTTGTCTCAGCTGCTGTTCGGCAGCGAGTTGTCCGCCCTCAGCTGCGCCGGCGCCGTGCTGACATTGTCCGGCATGCTCATCTATCAGAACTCGGAGTTTATCGTCAGCTACCTGGACGCGCGCAGGGCCAAAGCTGAAAAGGATTTTCACGCTGCAAGTGGAGAGGACAAAGCTAGTGCATCTGAACCAACATATCATCATCAGCAGAGAACGgaggggaaacaggaagacaagATAGACTGA
- the smtna gene encoding smoothelin: MESKTSEELAAIEDEEVLNKMLDNATDFEERRMLRAALRDLLKKKRDKREKDRGSRQQDLRQQGLSKGGTTGGGAVSVGRASMNQQPPTNKMPGQPSPSAGSKASPAAASAQNCPPAAAPNVKNVKQMLLDWCRAKTEPYEGVTINNFSSSWKDGIAFCALVHRFFPDAFEYSILNPNEHRENFQLAFDTAERLAGCPPLLDADDLVRMKEPDWKCVYTYIQEFYRCLVEKGLVKTKKRP, encoded by the exons ATGGAGTCAAAAACCAGCGAAGAACTGGCTGccattgaggatgaagaggtTCTCAACAAGATG CTGGATAATGCAACAGATTTTGAAGAGAGACGGATGTTACGTGCTGCGCTGAGGGACCTGCTCAAGAAAAAGAGAG ATAAACGGGAGAAGGATCGAGGGTCGAGGCAGCAGGACCTGAGACAGCAGGGCCTGAGCAAAGGAGGGACGACAGGCGGGGGGGCTGTTAGCGTAGGCAGAGCATCCATGAACCAGCAGCCACCGACAAACA AGATGCCAGGCCAGCCCTCTCCATCAGCAGGCAG cAAGGCCAGTCCCGCCGCAGCCTCAGCCCAGAActgtcctcctgctgcagcACCCAAcgttaaaaatgtcaaacagaTGCTTCTGGACTGGTGCAGGGCCAAAACCGAGCCATATGAG GGGGTGACGATCAATAACTTCTCCTCAAGTTGGAAAGACGGCATAGCCTTCTGCGCCTTGGTGCACCGCTTCTTCCCCGACGCGTTCGAGTACTCCATCCTCAACCCCAACGAGCACAGGGAGAACTTCCAGCTGGCTTTCGACACCGCAGA gaggCTGGCCGGCTGCCCCCCTCTGCTGGACGCTGACGACTTAGTCCGGATGAAAGAGCCCGACTGGAAGTGTGTGTACACGTACATCCAGGAGTTCTACCGCTGCCTGGTGGAGAAAGGCCTGGTCAAAACCAAAAAGCGACCATAG
- the slc35e4 gene encoding solute carrier family 35 member E4 isoform X2 has product MISADGFSKCEATLQERGGRRRPPAEMLHLLSAVIVWLVTGTTISSLNKWIFAVYNFRYPLLLSALHMLTAIVVDYGLIKLQVIRHRGVEEQHLTHSAKCKVFLLSLTFCASIAFGNMGLNCVQLSFAQMIYTTTPLFTLAISTLILGKQHHILKYTAMMPICLGASFSIMGEVQYDQTGCIFVFAATMLRGVKSIQQSILLQEEKINSVFLLYMMSIPSFCILAVAALALENWAMLESPFHYDRHLWVFILLSCLGSVMYNLASCCVITLTSAVTLHILGNLSVVGNLLLSQLLFGSELSALSCAGAVLTLSGMLIYQNSEFIVSYLDARRAKAEKDFHAASGEDKASASEPTYHHQQRTEGKQEDKID; this is encoded by the exons ATGATCAGCGCCGATGGCTTCTCAAAATGCGAGGCGACTCTGCAAGAGAGAGGCGGGAGGAGGAGGCCACCTGCAGAGATGCTCCATCTGCTGTCAGCTGTGATTGTCTGGCTGGTGACTGGGACCACCATCTCCAGCCTCAACAAATGGATCTTTGCTGTTTACAACTTCAGGTaccctctgctgctgtcagctctgcACATGCTGACAGCCATAGTGGTGGACTATGGGCTGATCAAGCTGCAGGTGATCCGCCACAGAGGGGTTGAGGAGCAGCACCTGACCCACAGTGCTAAATGTAAGGTGTTCCTGTTAAGTCTGACTTTCTGTGCAAGCATTGCTTTTGGGAACATGGGTCTGAACTGTGTCCAGCTGTCCTTTGCACAAATGATCTACACCACCACTCCGCTCTTTACTTTGGCCATCTCCACGCTGATCCTGGGCAAGCAACATCACATCCTCAAATACACAGCCATGATGCCCATCTGCCTGGGAGCCTCCTTCAGCATCATGGGAGAGGTCCAGTATGATCAGACCGGCTGCATCTTTGTGTTTGCAGCGACCATGCTGAGGGGTGTCAAGTCCATTCAGCAGA GCATCTTACTTCAGGAGGAGAAAATCAACTCTGTGTTCCTGCTCTACATGATGTCCATTCCCAGCTTCTGCATCCTGGCCGTGGCAGCTCTGGCCTTAGAGAACTGGGCTATGCTGGAGTCGCCGTTCCACTACGACCGCCACCTGTGGGTCTTCATCCTGCTCAGCTGCCTGGGCTCAGTCATGTACAACCTAGCCAGCTGCTGCGTCATCACGCTCACCTCAGCCGTCACTCTGCATATCCTCGGCAACCTGAGCGTGGTGGGAAACCTGCTGTTGTCTCAGCTGCTGTTCGGCAGCGAGTTGTCCGCCCTCAGCTGCGCCGGCGCCGTGCTGACATTGTCCGGCATGCTCATCTATCAGAACTCGGAGTTTATCGTCAGCTACCTGGACGCGCGCAGGGCCAAAGCTGAAAAGGATTTTCACGCTGCAAGTGGAGAGGACAAAGCTAGTGCATCTGAACCAACATATCATCATCAGCAGAGAACGgaggggaaacaggaagacaagATAGACTGA